The Solibacillus sp. FSL W7-1464 genome contains a region encoding:
- a CDS encoding cyclic-di-AMP receptor encodes MKLVVAVVQDQDSNRLSNALTKNNYRATKLASTGGFLRSGNTTFLIGTDDSLIPKLLDIIRENCRSREQMVAPVSPMGGNADSYIPYPVEVEVGGAIVFVLPIEQFHHF; translated from the coding sequence ATGAAGTTAGTAGTAGCAGTAGTGCAAGATCAAGATAGCAACCGCTTATCGAATGCATTGACAAAAAACAACTATCGTGCGACAAAATTAGCGAGTACAGGTGGATTTTTACGATCGGGGAATACGACATTTTTAATAGGTACGGATGATTCTTTAATTCCGAAGTTATTAGATATTATTCGCGAAAACTGCCGATCACGTGAGCAAATGGTTGCTCCTGTATCTCCAATGGGGGGAAACGCAGATTCATACATCCCGTACCCTGTTGAAGTTGAAGTTGGAGGAGCGATTGTATTTGTATTACCAATCGAACAATTCCATCATTTT